In the Anguilla anguilla isolate fAngAng1 chromosome 7, fAngAng1.pri, whole genome shotgun sequence genome, one interval contains:
- the LOC118232169 gene encoding inactive protein tyrosine kinase pTKL-like isoform X2, which translates to MRDDSRGSEEANRRKWMRFYGINLKSAEDSSISRASSPESSPESSPQSSPESSPESSPESSPENSDSSQSNSSNRRATPQSLLLYLCAGGVDTVDCRSTESTEGEGKFGIGGP; encoded by the exons ATGAGAGACGACAGCCGGGGCAGCGAGGAGGCCAATCGGAGG AAATGGATGCGGTTCTACGGGATTAACCTGAAGAGTGCGGAGGACAGCTCGATCAGCCGGGCGAGCAGCCCGGAGAGCAGCCCGGAGAGCAGCCCACAGAGCAGCCCGGAGAGCAGCCCAGAGAGCAGCCCGGAGAGCAGCCCAGAGAACAGCGACAGCTCTCAAAGCAACAGCTCCAACAGGAGGGCGACGCCACAGAGCTTGCTCCTCTACCTGTGCGCCGGCGGTGTGGACACGGTGGACTGCAGAAGCACTGAGTCCACTGAAGGGGAGGGCAAATTCGGAATCGGGGGTCCTTGA